A genomic segment from Garra rufa chromosome 5, GarRuf1.0, whole genome shotgun sequence encodes:
- the c5h5orf34 gene encoding uncharacterized protein C5orf34 homolog has product MCSVRFMFMYVDESVDVFYSDGRRLQLSPCGSEFMIEKHTSPSAHPLQPKERVRQRTRFAISEYKTLVLNALEFRNKYATHPYLPEELITVEFSKTFTSAISEVEWPGSDSCTTGPHGDIAVCTVDGHAKLILSSSGEEFKVEFICCSSQNEVESQYLELQGHQHKSTCSLFSLSSKSAMVKGLNLSEVSKGAQEGHPGTVVKAPNMERLESASLKSGKMDSYTRVIQQYSRMIYPQMWSYPLSLAFKHWESQKSNINTVNRQDGKGSTEPQTGLKTKLPKALPLKCPSPHQHRWRYDAVNPDLLEQEEEITAELVKVVWCKGIIYRIVDGVIPMVEISPGDGSVIRSNGVLANYFTHYKAGAAHRDAVECVYYLCGLPPDVLGQLYSVQSVVTRASRILKCFIQARSSLRSPLSLYCWNEAAVCDCVLVVQEVTVAGTGYFKALSDGTVEVLFLDGVRAQMMWKSDTYTPAQSHRWCQLNLPDGHQTLVQVETDQTYQRYVSAVVQWCDWVKQTDQSMSAVGVALSDSAHSDTPQPITCRSVVSELEKIKRFNFLLENSTVLRPTGRSLSCERSSDGPGIELTENCISEALQKTSKAIQDIDTLLSDRP; this is encoded by the exons ATGTGTTCGGTCAGGTTTATGTTCATGTATGTGGATGAGTCTGTGGATGTGTTTTACTCAGACGGACGCAGACTGCAACTCTCACCCTGCGGATCTGAATTCATGATAGAAAAACACACATCACCCTCTGCACACCCGCTACAGCCCAAAGAGAGAGTCAGACAGAGAACAAGATTCGCCATAAGCGAGTATAAG ACACTGGTGCTGAATGCTTTGGAGTTCAGAAACAAGTATGCAACTCATCCATATTTGCCAGAGGAGCTCATAACTGTGGAATTCAGCAAG ACGTTTACTAGTGCTATATCTGAGGTGGAGTGGCCCGGGTCTGACTCCTGCACCACTGGGCCGCATGGAGACATCGCAGTCTGCACTGTAGATGGACATGCCAAACTCATCCTTTCCTCTTCTGGAGAAGAGTTCAAAGTAGAGTTTATCTGTTGCTCCAGCCAGAATGAAGTAGAGTCACAGTATCTGGAGCTTCAAGGTCACCAACACAAAAGCACATGTTCGTTATTTAGCTTGTCATCAAAATCTGCCATGGTTAAGGGTTTAAACCTCTCTGAAGTCTCAAAGGGTGCTCAGGAGGGCCATCCTGGGACAGTCGTAAAAGCACCCAATATGGAAAGACTGGAATCAGCAAGTTTGAAGTCTGGGAAGATGGATTCATACACCAGAGTTATTCAGCAGTATTCCCGAATGATTTACCCACAGATGTGGAGCTATCCTCTGTCATTAGCATTCAAGCATTGGGAAtcacaaaaaagtaatataaatacTGTCAATAGGCAAGATGGAAAAGGTTCAACAGAACCCCAAACAGGGCTGAAAACAAAGCTTCCCAAAGCTTTGCCTTTAAAATGTCCCTCTCCTCATCAGCACAG GTGGCGATATGACGCTGTGAATCCTGATTTACTAGAACAGGAAGAGGAAATCACAGCTGAGCTGGTGAAAGTGGTCTGGTGCAAAGGCATCATATACCG TATAGTAGATGGAGTGATACCGATGGTAGAGATCTCACCTGGTGATGGTTCAGTCATCAGATCTAACGGAGTTCTAGCCAATTACTTCACACATTACAAAGCTGGAGCTGCTCACAGAGAT GCGGTGGAGTGTGTTTATTACTTGTGTGGTCTCCCTCCTGATGTACTGGGACAGCTGTATTCAGTCCAATCTGTTGTCACACGGGCCAGCAG GATACTGAAATGCTTCATCCAGGCCAGAAGCTCTCTGAGGTCCCCGCTCTCTCTTTACTGCTGGAACGAG GCTGCGGTTTGCGATTGTGTGCTTGTGGTTCAGGAGGTGACGGTGGCCGGTACAGGATATTTTAAAGCTCTCTCAGACGGGACTGTCGAGGTCTTGTTTCTGGATGGAGTTAGAGCGCAGATGATGTGGAAGTCTGACACATATACACCTGCACAG TCTCACAGGTGGTGCCAGCTCAATTTGCCAGATGGGCACCAAACTCTTGTCCAAGTTGAGACAGATCAAacttatcaaag GTATGTTTCGGCAGTAGTGCAGTGGTGTGACTGGGTAAAACAGACAGATCAGAGCATGAGTGCTGTGGGTGTGGCTCTCTCAGACTCCGCCCATTCTGACACACCTCAGCCAATAACGTGCAG GTCTGTTGTTTCTGAACTGGAAAAGATCAAGAGGTTTAACT TTTTGTTGGAGAACAGCACCGTCCTGCGTCCTACAGGAAGATCTTTGAGCTGTGAGCGTTCTTCTGATGGACCTGGGATCGAACTCACAGAGAACTGCATTTCTGAGGCTCTGCAGAAAACCTCCAAAGCCATACAGGACATTGACACACTCTTATCAGATCGACCGTAG